The window CATTCCCATATTGTCAGCCAATGCCTTGATCATTATCTCTACAGGAGTGCCCCAAACAATGGCGGTTTGGGGATTGAAGCATTTCTTGAATGACTTTGGATGTAAACTACTGTTGTACTTTCAAGGACTTGGTAGGAGTGTATCTATTGGTaccacctgcctcttgagtgtcttCCAGGCTTTGACCATTAGTCCCAGGCAATCATGTTGGAAGCGTCATAAAGTCAAAGTTGAGAAGATAACTGGCTATCATGTCTCCCTCATTTTGATCCTGTTCATCTTGATTTTTCCATATTCGTTTGTTAATTCGGGCAGCAAAAATGtgacaagaaaaggagatttaGGTTACTGCTCCATTGTAGGGTGGAATGGAATTGGCCCTTTACTCTATGCAGCATTGGTGGTTTTCCCTGAAGTCTTCATTTCTGTGCTCTTGGTGTGGTCCAGTGGCTCCATGATTTTTATTCTGTACAGACACAAGCAGAGGGTTCAACACATCCGCAGCACTCACGGTTCCTGTAGAAAATCTCCTGAATCCAGAGTCACCCAGAACATTCTGATCCTTGTGTCGACCTTTCTGGCTTTTCATACACTCTCCTCCATCTTAAGAGgctacattatttttttatataatcaTAATTGGTGGCTGGTGAACACCAATCGAATAgcttctctctgttttccatcatttttacCCTTTGTTCTCATATATCGTTACTCTATTGTATCTAAGCTTTGTTTGGTCTCTAtaacaaataagaataatttaatctcattttaactatgaaaataatatatttttctcagtaTCCAGTTGTTTACGCACCAGTCGCTCTCAAATTGCCAATACAGAATGTAAAGTAGTTAGCAGGTTGTCTTTTTAAGGTTAGCTGAAATGAATATGAAAGCTTTGTCAGCTGGTTGATTCAGCAGTCTACATGAGCCAATCCCATCTTGTGATGCCTATAGAACTATTCAACATGAAGCTGTGAGAGTCGTTACTCTGCCCACCTGATGTGCAAAGGATCCAGCAAAATGCTGTCAATAAAACTGCCATTCTTGTAG of the Cricetulus griseus strain 17A/GY unplaced genomic scaffold, alternate assembly CriGri-PICRH-1.0 unplaced_scaffold_551, whole genome shotgun sequence genome contains:
- the LOC113838118 gene encoding vomeronasal type-1 receptor 4-like → SFGTLTGGPHYPDVIHSHPHFGIYITQHHILNETVPNHRMDFWNLAIGFIYLSQTTAGILGNISLIFYYVILYWRENTLKPTDWILIPILSANALIIISTGVPQTMAVWGLKHFLNDFGCKLLLYFQGLGRSVSIGTTCLLSVFQALTISPRQSCWKRHKVKVEKITGYHVSLILILFILIFPYSFVNSGSKNVTRKGDLGYCSIVGWNGIGPLLYAALVVFPEVFISVLLVWSSGSMIFILYRHKQRVQHIRSTHGSCRKSPESRVTQNILILVSTFLAFHTLSSILRGYIIFLYNHNWWLVNTNRIASLCFPSFLPFVLIYRYSIVSKL